The Lycium barbarum isolate Lr01 chromosome 10, ASM1917538v2, whole genome shotgun sequence genome includes a region encoding these proteins:
- the LOC132615382 gene encoding callose synthase 5 — protein sequence MTNPARPVEGMEPQTPVGGGVGPSSLTRRPSRSAATTTFSMEVFDNEVVPSSLQSIAPILRVAREIQNERPRVAYLCRFYAFEKAHRLDPTSGGRGVRQFKTNLFQRLERDNASSLASRVKKTDAREIESFYKQYYEQYVVSLNKGEQADRAQLGKAYQTAGVLFEVLCAVNKSEKVDEVAPEIIAAANDVQAKKEIYAPYNILPLDSAGASQSIMQLEEVKAAVSALSNTRGLNWPASFEQQRQKTGELDVLDWLRAMFGFQRDNVRNQRENLSLLLANIHIRLIPKAEPLNKLDDRAVDALMNKLFKNYKTWCKYLGKKHSLRLPQNQQEAQQRKILYMGLYLLIWGEAANVRFMPECLCYIFHNMAYELHGLLAGNVSIVTGENIKPSYGGDDESFLRKVITPIYRVIDKEAKKSKNGKAPYSNWCNYDDLNEFFWSQDCFSLGWPMRDDGEFFKSTRDTTQGKGAANRKPGKMGKSYFVETRSFWHIFRSYDRLWTFFLLALQAMVIFAWSDIPVLDIFKKDSLYNLSSIFITAALLRFLQSILDLILNFPGYHRWKFTDVLRNVLKIIVSLAWSIILPLFYVQESNSDLFTKIRNSLTFLDKMKGIPPLYLMAVAVYLLPNLLTAALFIFPMLRRWIENSDWLVVRFLLWWSQPRIYVGRGMHESQFALIKYTLFWVLLLCAKFAFSYFIQIKPLIKPTKMIMDITRVQYAWHEFFPDARSNWGAVVALWAPVVMVYFMDAQIWYAIFSTLCGGVIGAFDRLGEIRTLGMLRSRFQSLPGAFNTYLVPNDKTEKKGFSLSKSFNEVSPSKRSEAAKFAQLWNEFICSFREEDLISDREMDLLLVPYSSDPSLKVIQWPPFLLASKIPIALDMALQFRSRDADLWKRICADEYMKCAVIECYESFKLVLNALVVGETEKRIIGIIIKEVENSISKNTFLANFRTGPLQNLCKKFVDLLEILRDGDPSKRNSVVIALQDMLEIVTRDMMVNEIGELVELGHNGRDSGKQLFANTDSRTAIAFPPPVTAQWEEQIRRLYLLLTVRESAVEVPTNLEARRRVHFFTNSLFMEMPRAPRVRKMLSFSVMTPYYSEETVYSKGDLEMENEDGVSIIYYLQKIYPDEWNNFMERLGCKKESEVWENEENILQLRHWASLRGQTLCRTVRGMMYYRRALKLQAFLDMASEGEILEGYKAVTVPSEEDKKSQRSLYAQLEAVADMKFTYVATCQNYGIQKRSGDRHATDILNLMVNNPSLRVAYIDEVEEREGGKTQKVYYSVLVKAVDNLDQEIYRIKLPGAAKVGEGKPENQNHAIIFSRGEALQTIDMNQDNYLEEALKMRNLLEEFNEDHGVRPPTILGVREHIFTGSVSSLAWFMSNQETSFVTIGQRVLARPLKVRFHYGHPDVFDRIFHITRGGISKASRGINLSEDIFAGFNSTLRRGNITHHEYIQVGKGRDVGLNQISLFEAKVACGNGEQTLSRDLYRLGHRFDFFRMLSCYFTTTGFYISSMLVVLTVYAFLYGKLYLALSGLEQSIVKVARSKGDDALKAAMASQSVVQLGLLMALPMVMEIGLERGFRTAAGDIIIMNLQLAAVFFTFSLGTKLHYFGRTILHGGAKYRATGRGFVVRHEKFAENYRMYSRSHFTKALEIMILLIAYEIFGVAVTDSIAFLLLSGSMWFMVVSWLFAPFLFNPSGFEWQKIVDDWEDWAKWISNHGGIGVPATKSWESWWDEEQEHLQFSGLIGRFCEILLSMRFLIFQYGIVYQLNVSNSDKSIMVYGLSWLVIVFVMVVLKIVSLGRKKFSADFQLMFRLLKLFLFIGFIVTLVMLFKFLSLTVGDIFASLLAFLPTGWALLSIAQACRPVVKGIGMWGSVKALARGYDYLMGLVIFAPVAVLAWFPFVSEFQTRLLFNQAFSRGLQIQRILAGGKKNK from the exons ATGACGAATCCGGCGAGACCGGTGGAGGGAATGGAACCCCAAACACCGGTCGGTGGTGGCGTAGGGCCGTCGTCACTAACTCGACGGCCTTCACGTAGTGCCGCCACTACTACCTTCTCTATGGAGGTGTTTGACAATGAGGTTGTTCCCTCTTCTCTCCAGTCCATTGCACCTATCCTTCGTGTCGCCAGAGAAATCCAAAATGAACGCCCTCGCGTCGCCTATCTAT GTCGGTTCTATGCGTTTGAGAAGGCGCATAGATTGGACCCTACCTCAGGTGGACGTGGTGTTCGACAATTCAAAACCAATCTCTTCCAACGTTTAGAGCGT GACAATGCATCGAGTCTTGCTTCTCGGGTGAAAAAGACTGATGCACGAGAAATTGAGAGCTTTTACAAGCAATACTATGAGCAGTATGTCGTGTCTCTTAACAAGGGAGAACAAGCAGACAG AGCTCAGCTCGGTAAAGCATATCAGACTGCTGGAGTGCTTTTTGAAGTTCTTTGTGCTGTTAACAAGTCTGAAAAAGTTGATGAAGTTGCTCCTGAG ATCATTGCCGCAGCGAATGATGTTCAGGCCAAAAAGGAAATATATGCCCCCTATAATATTCTCCCCCTGGATTCTGCTGGAGCATCCCAGTCCATTATGCAACTTGAAGAG GTTAAAGCAGCCGTTTCTGCTCTCTCGAATACACGTGGGTTGAATTGGCCAGCTTCATTTGAACAACAGAGGCAGAAAACAGGAGAACTGGATGTTCTAGATTGGCTAAGGGCCATGTTTGGGTTTCAG AGGGATAACGTAAGAAACCAGCGGGAGAATTTGAGTTTGCTCCTTGCGAATATTCATATAAGGCTAATCCCCAAGGCTGAGCCACTTAATAAG CTTGACGATCGAGCTGTGGATGCTCTAATGAACAAGTTGTTCAAAAACTACAAAACATGGTGTAAATACTTGGGGAAAAAACACAGTTTACG GCTCCCTCAAAACCAACAAGAAGCGCAACAGAGAAAGATACTTTACATGGGCCTTTACCTTCTAATCTGGGGTGAAGCAGCTAATGTTCGCTTTATGCCAGAGTGTCTATGTTACATCTTCCATAAT ATGGCATATGAACTCCATGGCCTCTTAGCAGGAAATGTCAGCATTGTCACTGGAGAAAATATCAAGCCTTCTTATGGTGGGGATGATGAATCTTTCCTGCGAAAGGTCATTACTCCCATTTATCGTGTGATTGATAAG GAAGCCAAAAAAAGCAAAAATGGAAAAGCACCATACTCAAATTGGTGCAATTATGATGATCTGAATGAGTTTTTCTG GTCGCAAGATTGCTTTTCTTTAGGTTGGCCAATGCGTGATGATGGAGAATTCTTCAAATCAACACGCGATACCACCCAA GGAAAAGGAGCTGCTAATAGAAAGCCCGGAAAAATGGGAAAATCCTACTTCGTTGAGACCCGGTCATTTTGGCATATCTTCCGAAGCTATGACCGTCTTTGGACATTTTTTCTCCTGGCTTTGCAG GCCATGGTCATATTTGCATGGAGTGATATTCCTGTGTTGGATATATTTAAGAAGGATTCTTTGTACAACCTGTCCAGTATTTTCATAACAGCAGCGTTACTACGCTTTCTCCAAA GTATCCTGGACCTTATTCTGAACTTTCCGGGCTATCATAGATGGAAGTTCACAGATGTTCTGAGGAACGTTCTGAAGATAATTGTCAGCCTTGCATGGTCTATCATACTCCCACTATTTTATGTCCAAGAAAGCAATTCAGATCTATTTACGAAGATTCGGAATTCGCTGACATTTCTAGACAAGATGAAGGGCATTCCTCCTTTGTATCTAATGGCCGTGGCTGTATACCTACTACCCAATTTACTTACTGCAGCTTTGTTTATTTTCCCAATGCTCCGTCGATGGATTGAGAACTCGGATTGGCTTGTTGTAAGGTTTCTTCTGTGGTGGTCACAG CCAAGAATATATGTTGGGAGGGGAATGCATGAAAGTCAATTTGCGCTAATAAA GTATACTCTCTTCTGGGTGCTACTTCTTTGTGCAAAATTTGCGTTCAGCTACTTTATTCAG ATAAAACCTCTTATAAAACCCACGAAAATGATAATGGACATCACTCGCGTTCAGTATGCTTGGCATGAGTTCTTCCCTGATG CTAGGAGCAACTGGGGGGCTGTGGTTGCCCTGTGGGCACCAGTTGTCATG GTTTACTTTATGGACGCTCAAATATGGTATGCTATTTTCTCAACTTTGTGTGGTGGTGTTATAGGAGCCTTTGATCGTCTGGGTGAG ATAAGAACTTTAGGCATGTTGAGGTCAAGATTTCAATCTCTGCCTGGTGCATTCAACACTTACTTGGTGCCTAACGACAAAACTGAGAAAAAGGGATTTTCCCTCTCCAAGAGTTTTAATGAG GTTTCACCAAGCAAGAGAAGTGAAGCTGCAAAATTCGCTCAGTTATGGAATGAATTTATATGCAGTTTTCGCGAAGAGGATCTTATAAGTGATAGG GAGATGGACCTATTACTTGTTCCTTATTCCTCAGACCCCAGTCTAAAAGTGATTCAATGGCCACCCTTTTTGCTTGCTAGCAAG ATTCCAATTGCATTGGACATGGCTTTACAATTTCGTTCCAGAGATGCTGACCTATGGAAGCGCATATGTGCGGATGAATACATGAAGTGTGCCGTCATTGAATGTTATGAATCTTTTAAACTTGTTCTTAATGCCCTGGTTGTCGGAGAAACTGAGAAAAG GATCATAGGAATCATTATAAAAGAAGTTGAAAACAGCATTTCAAAGAACACGTTCCTTGCGAATTTCAGAACAGGACCTTTGCAAAACCTTTGTAAGAAATTTGTAGACCTACTTGAGATACTG AGAGATGGTGATCCATCTAAAAGGAACAGCGTTGTCATAGCACTGCAGGATATGTTAGAAATAGTGACCCGTGACATGATGGTGAATGAAATCGG GGAACTAGTAGAACTTGGTCATAATGGAAGGGATTCTGGGAAACAACTGTTTGCTAATACTGACTCAAGAACAGCTATTGCATTCCCTCCTCCAGTAACAGCACAGTGGGAAGAACAG ATTCGGCGTCTGTATCTTCTCTTAACTGTAAGAGAATCAGCAGTTGAAGTTCCCACAAACCTTGAAGCACGTCGAAGGGTTCACTTTTTCACAAATTCATTGTTCATGGAAATGCCACGTGCACCTCGAGTGCGCAAAATGCTTTCATTCAG TGTCATGACCCCATACTACAGTGAGGAAACTGTCTACTCAAAAGGTGATCTTGAGATGGAAAATGAAGACGGTGTATCAATCATTTACTACCTCCAAAAGATTTATCCAG ATGAATGGAATAACTTCATGGAACGTCTTGGGTGTAAAAAGGAATCAGAGGTCTGGGAAAATGAAGAAAACATCTTGCAGCTCCGTCATTGGGCCTCATTAAGGGGACAGACTCTCTGCAGAACAG TAAGAGGAATGATGTACTACAGGAGGGCCTTGAAGCTTCAAGCGTTTCTTGACATGGCTTCTGAAGGAG AGATTCTCGAAGGATACAAAGCTGTTACAGTACCATCCGAGGAGGATAAGAAAAGCCAAAGATCATTGTATGCTCAATTAGAAGCTGTGGCTGACATGAAATTCACTTATGTCGCCACCTGCCAGAATTATGGAATTCAAAAGCGAAGTGGAGATCGGCATGCAACTGATATTCTGAACTTGATGGTCAA CAACCCCTCTCTCCGTGTAGCATATATTGATGAAGTCGAAGAACGGGAAGGTGGAAAAACTCAGAAAGTTTATTATTCAGTGTTGGTGAAAGCAGTTGATAATCTTGATCAG GAAATATACCGTATAAAGTTGCCTGGTGCAGCAAAGGTAGGAGAAGGAAAACCTGAAAATCAGAATCATGCAATCATCTTCTCTCGTGGGGAAGCTCTTCAGACCATTGACATGAATCAG GACAATTACTTGGAGGAAGCCTTAAAAATGCGTAACCTTCTTGAGGAATTTAATGAAGATCATGGAGTGCGACCACCTACAATTTTGGGTGTTCGCGAGCATATCTTCACTGGAAG TGTTTCTTCTTTGGCTTGGTTTATGTCTAATCAAGAGACAAGTTTTGTCACCATTGGTCAGAGAGTTCTTGCAAGGCCCTTGAA GGTCCGCTTCCATTATGGACATCCAGATGTATTCGACAGAATTTTCCACATCACTCGCGGTGGAATTAGCAAAGCTTCAAGGGGTATCAATCTCAGTGAGGACATATTTGCAG GTTTCAATTCAACGTTGCGACGTGGAAATATTACTCACCATGAATACATTCAAGTTGGAAAGGGGAGAGATGTTGGTCTTAACCAAATCTCTCTCTTTGAGGCAAAAGTGGCATGTGGTAATGGAGAGCAGACTCTTAGCCGAGATCTGTACAGATTAGGACATCGTTTTGATTTTTTCCGCATGCTATCCTGTTATTTCACAACTACTGGATTTTATATCAGCTCAATG CTGGTAGTCCTCACAGTTTATGCATTTTTATATGGTAAACTCTACCTCGCACTGAGTGGACTGGAACAGTCCATTGTCAAAGTTGCAAGATCAAAGGGTGACGATGCTCTCAAAGCCGCAATGGCCTCACAGTCTGTCGTTCAACTTGGTTTATTGATGGCCCTGCCCATGGTTATGGAGATTGGACTGGAAAGAGGCTTCAGGACTGCTGCAGGTGACATCATCATCATGAACCTGCAGTTGGCTGCTGTTTTCTTTACTTTCTCTCTTGGAACAAAACTCCACTACTTTGGCCGCACAATTTTACATGGTGGCGCAAAATATAGAGCAACTGGGCGTGGTTTTGTCGTGAGACATGAGAAGTTTGCTGAGAACTACAGGATGTACTCGAGGAGCCATTTCACCAAAGCACTGGAAATTATGATTTTGCTCATAGCTTATGAAATTTTTGGCGTGGCTGTTACTGATTCTATAGCTTTCTTGCTTCTCAGTGGCTCAATGTGGTTCATGGTGGTTTCATGGCTGTTTGCTCCTTTCCTCTTTAATCCATCAGGATTTGAATGGCAAAAGATAGTTGATGATTGGGAGGATTGGGCCAAGTGGATAAGCAACCATGGAGGCATTGGTGTCCCGGCAACCAAGAGTTGGGAGTCTTGGTGGGATGAAGAGCAAGAGCATCTGCAGTTTTCTGGCCTAATTGGCCGCTTCTGTGAAATTCTGCTTTCTATGCGCTTCTTAATTTTCCAGTATGGAATTGTTTATCAGCTAAATGTGTCCAATAGTGATAAAAGTATCATG GTTTATGGTTTGTCCTGGTTGGTCATTGTGTTCGTCATGGTCGTTTTGAAG ATTGTGTCCCTGGGCAGGAAGAAGTTCAGTGCTGATTTCCAGCTGATGTTCAGGCTTCTGAAGTTGTTCCTTTTCATTGGCTTCATAGTCACCCTTGTGATGCTGTTCAAATTCTTAAGTCTTACTGTTGGAGATATTTTTGCCAGCTTATTGGCCTTCTTGCCAACTGGATGGGCTCTTCTTTCG